Proteins encoded by one window of Arachis hypogaea cultivar Tifrunner chromosome 1, arahy.Tifrunner.gnm2.J5K5, whole genome shotgun sequence:
- the LOC112789525 gene encoding putative pentatricopeptide repeat-containing protein At1g17630 codes for MLNAVSDCFFSRSSRFHRILLFKPLISFHHFHTCVTHHYELLGYFDSLIQQSLTLQQARQIHSQIFVTDAHRSPFLASRLISLYSRFGLVSDARKVFSLVPFDELQNLLLWNSIIRANVTYGYYEFAVQLYVAMRKLGFLPDGFTLPLVIRACSNVGATGFCNIVHCHVLQMGFWNHLHVVNELLSMYGKLGKMEYACHLFDRMLVRSLVSWNTMVSGYALSCDPVGASRIFKRMELEGLQPNSVTWTSLLSSHARCGFYDKTLKLFKLMRTRGVEISAEGLAVVLSVCADMVDVDRGSEIHGYVVKGGYEDYLFVKNALIGGYGKHEHLKDAHKVFFEMKARNLVSWNALISAYAESGLCDEAYALFLQMEKLDSYLLVRPNVISWSAVICGFASKGRCEESLELFRQMQLCRVIANCVTISSVLSVCAELAALNLGRELHGYAIRIQMDDNILVGNGLINMYMKCGGFKEGHLVFDNIKGRDIISWNSLIGGYGIHGLGERSLRTFDEMLEAGMKPDNISFVAVLSACSHAGLVAAGRGLFNRMASEFGIKPNVEHYACMVDLLGRAGLLQEASDIVRNMPIEPNDCVWGALLNSCRMHRDTDIAEETESNILTLKSEITGSFMLLSNIYAASGRWEDSARVRVSAKSKGLKKTPGQSWIEVRKKFYSFSAGSILHLRQDETYGILEELTRQMTSINKRYSCLNQQCIDDESELLLVTN; via the coding sequence ATGCTCAATGCTGTGTCTGATTGCTTCTTCTCTCGCTCCTCACGTTTCCATCGCATTCTTCTTTTCAAACCTTTAATATCTTTCCACCATTTCCACACTTGCGTCACTCACCACTATGAACTTCTCggttatttcgattctcttattCAGCAATCCCTTACTCTCCAACAAGCTCGCCAAATCCATTCCCAAATCTTCGTCACGGATGCGCATCGTTCCCCCTTCTTGGCCTCCAGGCTCATATCCCTATATTCACGCTTTGGGCTTGTCTCTGATGCACGCAAAGTGTTCAGTTTGGTCCCTTTTGACGAACTCCAGAACCTTCTTCTATGGAATTCCATCATCAGAGCCAATGTCACTTATGGTTATTATGAATTTGCGGTTCAGCTTTATGTTGCCATGCGAAAGCTTGGATTTTTGCCCGATGGGTTTACTCTTCCTCTGGTAATTCGAGCTTGTTCCAATGTCGGTGCCACTGGTTTCTGCAATATTGTCCATTGTCATGTTTTGCAAATGGGTTTTTGGAATCATCTTCATGTGGTTAATGAACTTTTGAGCATGTATGGGAAGCTTGGGAAAATGGAATATGCGTGCCACCTGTTTGATAGAATGCTTGTGAGAAGCCTTGTCTCCTGGAATACCATGGTTTCAGGCTACGCTTTGAGTTGCGATCCTGTTGGTGCTTCTAGGATCTTTAAGAGGATGGAATTGGAAGGTTTGCAACCTAACTCTGTGACATGGACTTCACTGTTGTCAAGCCATGCTAGATGTGGATTTTATGATAAAACCCTTAAGTTGTTTAAGTTGATGAGAACAAGGGGGGTTGAAATCAGTGCTGAAGGATTAGCTGTGGTGTTATCTGTTTGTGCTGATATGGTTGATGTTGACAGGGGCAGTGAAATCCACGGGTATGTTGTTAAAGGTGGATATGAAGATTATTTGTTTGTAAAGAATGCACTGATAGGTGGTTATGGGAAGCATGAGCATCTTAAGGATGCTCATAAAGTGTTTTTTGAGATGAAGGCCAGGAACCTAGTAAGCTGGAATGCTTTAATATCAGCTTATGCTGAATCAGGATTGTGTGATGAGGCCTATGCATTGTTTTTGCAGATGGAGAAATTGGATAGTTATTTGCTAGTGAGGCCTAATGTCATAAGTTGGAGTGCAGTAATATGTGGCTTTGCTTCTAAGGGCCGTTGTGAGGAGTCACTTGAACTTTTTAGGCAAATGCAGCTTTGCAGAGTAATCGCCAATTGTGTGACGATTTCCAGTGTTTTATCAGTTTGTGCAGAGTTAGCAGCATTGAATCTTGGCAGGGAGCTCCATGGTTATGCTATTAGGATTCAGATGGATGACAATATTTTGGTGGGAAATGGTCTGATTAACATGTATATGAAGTGTGGTGGTTTCAAGGAAGGGCATTTGGTATTTGATAATATTAAGGGTAGAGATATAATCTCATGGAATTCATTGATTGGTGGTTATGGAATCCATGGACTTGGCGAGAGATCATTAAGAACTTTTGATGAGATGCTTGAAGCTGGAATGAAGCCAGATAACATTTCTTTTGTTGCTGTTCTATCCGCTTGCAGCCATGCTGGATTAGTGGCTGCAGGTCGTGGCCTTTTCAATCGGATGGCCAGTGAATTTGGGATTAAACCTAATGTAGAGCACTATGCATGCATGGTTGATCTCCTTGGTCGCGCTGGACTTCTGCAAGAAGCAAGCGACATTGTTAGAAACATGCCAATTGAACCTAATGACTGCGTTTGGGGAGCTCTTCTAAACTCATGTAGAATGCACAGAGACACAGACATTGCAGAAGAAACAGAATCAAACATTCTGACCCTGAAGTCAGAAATAACTGGCAGCTTCATGCTGCTTTCCAATATTTATGCTGCAAGTGGAAGATGGGAGGATTCAGCAAGGGTTAGGGTCTCAGCAAAAtcaaaagggttaaagaaaacacctggACAGAGTTGGATTGAAGTGAGAAAGAAATTTTATTCATTCTCAGCAGGAAGCATATTGCATTTGAGGCAAGATGAAACTTATGGGATCCTTGAGGAATTGACACGTCAAATGACAAGTATAAATAAACGATATAGCTGCCTTAATCAGCAATGTATTGACGACGAATCAGAGCTCTTGCTTGTTACAAACTAA